A genome region from Hevea brasiliensis isolate MT/VB/25A 57/8 chromosome 9, ASM3005281v1, whole genome shotgun sequence includes the following:
- the LOC110654756 gene encoding uncharacterized protein LOC110654756, with the protein MADALATLASLWEKGDQKLTQLVILMRSRIPCYEGLIIAHLDLEDEMKWYEDIRRYLEVREYPQSANSRDRDTIRRLATQFTLAGGQLYKRFFERLLLLCVTKKQSEQIMEEVHARVCGPHMNGRALAGKSLRLG; encoded by the coding sequence ATGGCTGATGCTCTAGCCACGCTGGCATCCTTATGGGAGAAGGGTGATCAGAAGCTGACCCAGCTAGTTATCCTGATGAGGAGTAGAATCCCATGCTATGAAGGGTTAATAATAGCACATTTAGATCTAGAAGATGAGATGAAATGGTATGAGGACATAAGAAGATATTTAGAGGTAAGAGAATACCCACAGTCAGCCAATAGTAGGGATAGAGATACAAttcgtagattagccactcagttcACTTTGGCAGGGGGGCAACTCTATAAAAGGTTCTTCGAAAGACTATTGCTCTTATGTGTGACAAAAAAACAGTCTGAGCAGATAATGGAGGAAGTACATGCAAGAGTGTGTGGTCCTCACATGAACGGAAGGGCATTAGCAGGCAAAAGTTTAAGATTGGGCtaa
- the LOC110654781 gene encoding scarecrow-like protein 28 — translation MLAGCSSSTLLSPRHRLRSESPAQFQACHFQLPSMSTQRLDLPCTFSRKESSRSQPIRPVGVGLSVDKSLESKASSCSLQQNIRLPPLATSTQSVKDEFWEKGKSLKRFAEQVSVDESCANRAKRKRGSNDNGKSGDVLEGGDTLTLGQWESGNFWFQSGFEVPRSLNPPQAHFTLTCSGDEERVCFVPGEVISPPLPLSNNPWLDSVVTEITDLGEKDGESSQRPVKEASGSSASSDSHSLGLRLSENVVVHEVGNGSRNPHPQEGTAVEAAEENHQEYAFELISLLTACVEAIGSKNMAVINHCMAKLGDLASPKGTAFRRLSAYYTEALALRVTRLWPHIFHITTPREFDRVDEDSGAALRLLNQVSPIPKFIHFTANEILLRAFEGKDRVHIIDFDIKQGLQWPSLFQSLASRTNPPSHVRITGIGESKQELNETGDRLAGFAEALNLPFEFHPVVDRLEDVRLWMLHVKEGECVAINCIFQMHKTLYDGNGGALRDFLGLIRSTNPTVVLMAEQEAEHNAPNLEARVCNSLKYYSAIFDSIDSSLRLESPVRIKIEEMFAREIRNIIACEGSDRLERHESFEKWRKLMEQGGFRCMGISEREVLQSQMLLKMYSCEDYRVKQEQDRAALTLCWLDQPLYTVSAWVPLDVAGSSSSFSQPS, via the coding sequence ATGTTGGCCGGGTGTTCTAGTTCTACACTGCTGTCACCTAGGCATAGATTAAGGAGTGAGTCACCTGCACAGTTTCAAGCTTGCCATTTCCAGTTACCTTCAATGAGCACGCAGAGATTGGACTTGCCATGTACCTTCTCTCGCAAAGAATCCTCGCGGTCACAGCCTATTAGGCCTGTTGGTGTTGGTCTCTCTGTTGATAAGTCACTTGAATCCAAGGCCAGCAGTTGCTCTCTCCAACAGAATATCAGGCTCCCCCCTTTAGCAACAAGCACTCAATCAGTGAAAGATGAGTTTTGGGAGAAGGGTAAGAGCTTGAAGAGGTTTGCAGAGCAGGTTTCAGTTGATGAGTCTTGCGCTAACAGGGCTAAGAGAAAAAGGGGTAGCAATGATAATGGTAAGTCAGGTGATGTTCTTGAAGGTGGAGATACTTTGACTCTAGGTCAGTGGGAAAGTGGCAATTTTTGGTTTCAATCAGGATTTGAGGTACCCAGAAGCCTAAACCCTCCACAAGCTCATTTCACTTTGACATGTTCAGGAGATGAGGAGAGGGTCTGTTTTGTGCCTGGTGAGGTGATTTCGCCACCTTTGCCATTGTCAAACAATCCATGGTTGGACTCTGTTGTAACCGAGATCACTGACCTCGGCGAGAAAGATGGAGAGAGTAGCCAAAGACCAGTAAAAGAAGCCTCGGGTTCAAGTGCATCGTCAGATAGTCATAGCTTGGGCCTTAGGCTAAGCGAGAATGTTGTGGTGCACGAAGTGGGTAATGGCTCCAGGAATCCTCATCCACAAGAAGGCACCGCTGTGGAAGCTGCAGAGGAGAATCACCAGGAGTATGCATTTGAGCTGATCAGCTTGCTTACAGCATGTGTTGAAGCAATTGGGTCCAAAAATATGGCGGTGATCAACCATTGTATGGCTAAATTGGGGGATCTTGCTTCTCCAAAAGGAACTGCTTTTAGACGGCTTAGTGCTTACTATACTGAGGCTTTAGCTCTTAGAGTTACAAGGCTTTGGCCACATATATTTCACATCACTACCCCGCGGGAGTTTGATCGAGTTGATGAGGATTCTGGAGCTGCATTGAggcttttgaatcaagtgagtcCCATCCCCAAGTTTATTCATTTCACAGCAAATGAGATATTGTTGAGAGCTTTTGAGGGGAAGGATAGGGTTCACATTATAGACTTTGACATAAAGCAAGGACTTCAATGGCCTAGTTTGTTTCAAAGCCTGGCCTCTAGGACTAATCCTCCTAGCCATGTTAGAATCACAGGCATAGGCGAGTCCAAGCAAGAACTGAATGAGACAGGTGATAGGCTTGCCGGATTTGCTGAGGCATTGAACCTGCCTTTCGAGTTCCATCCTGTTGTGGATAGGTTGGAAGACGTGAGGCTTTGGATGCTCCATGTGAAGGAAGGGGAGTGCGTGGCTATAAATTGTATTTTCCAGATGCACAAGACACTTTATGATGGAAATGGAGGAGCATTAAGGGATTTCTTGGGACTTATTCGAAGCACAAATCCTACAGTAGTCCTTATGGCAGAGCAAGAAGCAGAACATAATGCCCCTAATTTGGAAGCAAGAGTGTGCAATTCTTTGAAGTACTACTCTGCAATATTTGACTCAATCGATTCTAGCCTTCGGTTAGAAAGCCCGGTTAGAATCAAAATAGAGGAGATGTTTGCACGGGAGATTAGGAATATAATTGCTTGTGAAGGAAGTGATAGGCTTGAAAGGCATGAAAGTTTTGAGAAGTGGAGAAAGTTGATGGAGCAAGGTGGATTCCGGTGCATGGGAATTAGTGAGAGGGAAGTGCTTCAAAGCCAAATGTTGTTGAAGATGTACTCTTGTGAGGATTATAGGGTTAAACAAGAGCAAGATAGAGCAGCACTTACTCTATGTTGGTTAGATCAGCCTCTCTATACAGTGTCTGCATGGGTGCCTCTAGATGTTGCGGGAAGCTCATCCTCTTTTTCTCAGCCAAGTTGA
- the LOC131182861 gene encoding uncharacterized protein LOC131182861, which produces MEAYPTAPTSSFPFQIYHLHLLDLPLCRCHLEDLYPFLGFPVVADVNIIHEDLLHANPIDLTMIMDEVSQEVIPRSASSSALNKLRKWRFFAEKEGGDSAICLEELSGARFPLTKMPCSHIFHERCISRWLKVRNSCPTCRQELED; this is translated from the exons ATGGAAGCTTATCCAACTGCTCCAACCTCCTCTTTTCCCTTCCAGATTTATCATCTTCACCTACTTGATCTGCCACTCTGCCGATGCCATCTTGAAGACCT GTACCCTTTCTTGGGGTTTCCCGTGGTGGCCGACGTAAATATTATCCATGAGGACTTGCTTCATGCAAATCCCATTGATTTGACGATGATAATGGACGAAGTGAGCCAAGAAGTGATTCCCAGAAGTGCATCGAGTTCCGCGCTGAACAAGTTGAGGAAGTGGAGGTTTTTCGCTGAGAAGGAGGGCGGTGACTCTGCGATTTGTTTAGAGGAATTATCTGGAGCCCGATTCCCACTCACGAAGATGCCGTGCTCTCATATATTTCACGAACGGTGCATCTCTCGCTGGTTGAAGGTTCGGAATTCGTGCCCCACTTGTCGACAGGAACTTGAGGATTGA